A single Manduca sexta isolate Smith_Timp_Sample1 chromosome 11, JHU_Msex_v1.0, whole genome shotgun sequence DNA region contains:
- the LOC115447187 gene encoding LOW QUALITY PROTEIN: xanthine dehydrogenase 1-like (The sequence of the model RefSeq protein was modified relative to this genomic sequence to represent the inferred CDS: inserted 2 bases in 1 codon), with protein MDKINFTINGISYSLCGAEIGSNTTLNEFIRDTLQLHGTKRMCFEGGCGACVVSVTQTHPVTKEKNTFSVNSCLVHVLSCHDWEITTVEGXGNRKDGYHPIQKQLAAFNGTQCGYCTSGWVMNMYSLYQSIPEQLTKQQLEDLFGGNLCRCTGYRAILDALMTFAIDADPTLKNKVQDIDGLTSSPCDRKCSRKCSESDWCLIHKTPQRMMMMATTEGRWYKAFSIEDVIQIWKRDGIDSYRLVSGNTGQGVYRDTTEPRVFIDISTIDTLKSYFLDVNLVIGAGMSLTELMKVFQSYSCSEDFKYLDTFYKHLDLVAHVPVRNIGSIAGNIAMKNAHPEFPSDVFLLLRTVGATITLVNTNLKKTELNMEDFVNTDLRGNLITNVKLPPLAADNLIRTYKIMPRAQNAHAIVNAGFLFTVDSAQKVESANIVYGNISSTFINAKATEAALVGLELFNDDTLKTALKKLDEEIIPVNMPPESSPSCRKDIALGLFYKAMLSLAPSVNPRYKSGGTILERAVSHGTQVYDTDKSLWPLNKAMPKVEALKQCAGEVKYACDLPLEPQAVHVAFVLSTISLGEIVNIDATEALKVPGVVAFYTAADIPGKNSFTSLDVPNMVAEEEIFASKEIKYYGQPIGVIAATTHRIAISAVGLVKVTYKESTVTPVLSVKEALAAPDKDLRVREDVTHTPTRRGADIKHVIKGSFTVPSQYHFTMETQCCTVSYSSTALVVRSSTQWMDIVNVAIARALNINENEVVVVVPRLGGAYGAKASRSSLVACACALVAHKLNRSAMLVMPLTTNMTALGKRQQCECYYEAGVNDEGVIQYLDVQYYSDCGYNYNDTSTSELGNSLTNLYDSSTWNVKGYSVLTDMAGATWCRGPGTTEGIAIAEQIMEHIANATGKDSADVRTANIATPVSVVKDMVTTFKEEIDYVNRKTAIDTFNSENAWKKKALSLSAMAWPLKYSWNFPVTVSVYQADGTVAISQGGIEVGQGINTKVAQVCAYTLNIPLNKVVVHGSDSFVSPNTMVTNGSMTSDLVAYATVKACKELLRRFEDVKKDLTEPTWEEVVKAAFNKGINLQASHMTSPLDGLVDYDVYGVCVSEVELDVLTGNHILTRVDLLEDTGISLNPEIDVGQIEGAFIMGVGLWTSENLIYDSTGNLLTNRTWTYKPPCAKDIPVDFRVYFRRNAPNPAGVLRSKATGEPALTLAVGVSHALRKAILEARKEFGYNDTEWLHIDTPLTVDNIMKALSIKYDKFKLS; from the exons atggataaaattaatttcactatAAACGGTATATCGTATAGCctgt GCGGTGCCGAAATAGGCTCCAACACGACATTAAACGAATTTATACGAGACACCCTGCAGCTGCACGGCACCAAGCGCATGTGTTTTGAGGGCGGGTGCGGCGCATGCGTCGTCTCTGTCACCCAAACGCATCCAGTCACCAAGGAGAAGAACACCTTCTCTGTTAACTCT TGTCTCGTTCATGTCCTATCATGTCACGATTGGGAGATCACCACGGTGGAGGG GGGGAACCGCAAGGATGGCTATCATCCAATACAGAAACAGCTAGCTGCCTTCAACGGAACCCAGTGTGGGTATTGCACCAGCGGATGGGTGATGAATATGTACAG TTTATACCAAAGTATACCTGAACAACTTACTAAACAACAATTGGAAGACTTGTTTGGTGGTAATTTGTGTCGTTGTACAGGCTACAGGGCAATCCTAGATGCACTTATGACCTTTGCTATCGATGCAGACCCAACTCTGAAGAACAAAGTGCAG GACATAGACGGCCTGACCAGTTCACCGTGTGACAGAAAATGCAGCCGCAAATGCAGCGAGTCTGATTGGTGTCTCATACACAAAACTCCGCaaaggatgatgatgatggcaaCAACTGAAGGTCGATGGTACAAGGCATTCTCGATTGAAGATGTCATTCAG atttggAAACGCGACGGTATCGATAGTTATAGACTGGTATCTGGTAATACTGGGCAAG GGGTATATCGAGATACAACAGAGCCAAGGGTCTTCATAGATATATCGACAATAGACACCCTTAAGAGTTATTTCTTAGATGTCAACCTGGTCATCGGAGCTGGCATGTCACTTACAGAATTGATGAAGGTCTTTCAAAGTTATAGCTGCAGCGAAGATTTCAAATATCTTGACACGTTTTATAAGCACTTGGATTTGGTTGCGCATGTGCCAGTTCGAAAT ATCGGTAGCATCGCTGGCAATATAGCCATGAAGAATGCACACCCTGAGTTCCCTTCCGACGTGTTCCTTCTCCTGAGAACCGTTGGAGCTACTATTACTTTAG TAAACACAAACTTGAAAAAAACGGAGTTAAATATGGAAGATTTCGTAAATACGGACCTTCGAGGTAACTTAATTACAAACGTAAAACTACCTCCACTTGCGGCAGATAACCTAATAAGGACTTATAAG ATTATGCCACGTGCCCAAAACGCTCACGCTATAGTCAACGCTGGATTCCTGTTCACAGTAGACTCGGCCCAAAAAGTCGAATCTGCGAATATAGTTTACGGCAACATAAGTTCTACATTCATCAATGCTAAGGCCACAGAGGCCGCTCTGGTTGGTTTAGAGTTATTCAATGATGATACTCTGAAGACAGCGTTGAAAAAATTGGATGAAGAAATAATACCTGTGAACATGCCTCCAGAGTCCTCGCCGTCTTGCAGAAAGGATATTGCTTTAGGGTTGTTTTATAAG GCGATGCTTTCTCTAGCTCCATCAGTGAATCCCCGATACAAATCTGGCGGCACGATTCTGGAGCGCGCCGTGTCGCACGGCACCCAAGTGTACGACACAGATAAATCGCTGTGGCCCTTAAATAAAGCAATGCCGAAGGTTGAAGCTCTAAAGCAG TGTGCTGGCGAAGTTAAGTACGCGTGTGATCTACCTTTGGAGCCGCAAGCTGTTCATGTAGCCTTTGTATTATCCACCATTTCTTTGGGAGAAATCGTGAACATcgacgcaacagaagctctg AAAGTTCCGGGCGTCGTGGCGTTCTACACAGCTGCAGACATCCCCGGCAAGAACTCATTTACATCACTCGACGTGCCCAACATGGTAGCCGAGGAAGAAATATTTGCCTCCAAAGAGATAAAATACTACGGGCAACCAATAGGTGTGATTGCAGCTACGACTCATCGAATAGCAATCTCAGCAGTAGGGCTTGTGAAGGTCACATACAAAGAGTCGACAGTGACGCCAGTGTTGAGTGTTAAGGAGGCTTTGGCTGCGCCCGATAAGGATCTTAGG gTTCGTGAAGATGTAACACACACTCCAACAAGAAGAGGTGCAGACATAAAGCACGTGATCAAGGGTAGTTTCACGGTGCCTTCCCAGTATCACTTCACGATGGAGACGCAGTGCTGCACCGTCAGCTACTCCTCCACTGCGCTCGTGGTCAGGTCCTCTACGCAGTGGATGGACATCGTCAATGTGGCTATAGCACgggctttaaatataaatgaaaatga GGTAGTAGTGGTAGTGCCGCGGCTTGGCGGGGCGTACGGCGCAAAGGCGTCGCGCTCTTCACTGGtggcgtgcgcgtgcgcactaGTTGCGCACAAGCTGAACCGCAGCGCGATGCTTGTCATGCCACTTACAACCAACATGACGGCGCTTGGCAAAAGACAGCAGTGCGAGTGCTATTATGag GCCGGCGTCAACGACGAGGGTGTGATCCAGTACCTAGACGTACAATACTATTCAGACTGCGGGTACAACTACAACGATACATCAACTAGCGAGCTAGGGAACTCTTTGACTAATCTATACGACAGTTCTACTTGGAACGTCAAGGGTTACAGCGTTCTCACCGATATGGCTGGAGCTACTTGGTGTAGGGGACCAG GCACAACAGAAGGCATTGCGATAGCAGAACAAATCATGGAGCACATAGCAAACGCGACTGGCAAAGACTCGGCTGACGTCAGAACAGCCAACATTGCGACACCAGTTAGCGTAGTCAAGGACATGGTCACCACATTTAAAGAAGAGATTGATTATGTCAACAGGAAAACTGCTATAGATACATTTAATAGTGAGAATGCTTGGAAGAAGAAGGCATTGAGTCTATCGGCTATGGCATGGCCTTTAa AATATTCCTGGAACTTCCCTGTAACAGTATCTGTGTACCAAGCAGACGGTACGGTAGCTATATCTCAAGGTGGTATCGAAGTAGGACAAGGAATCAACACCAAAGTTGCCCAAGTCTGTGCTTATACTCTTAACATACCACTTAATAAAGTCGTGGTGCATGGCAGTGACAGCTTTGTTTCTCCAAACACGATGGTTACTAATGGCAGTATGACGAGTGACCTCGTAGCCTACGCTACTGTCAAGGCTTGTAAAGAACTGCTGAGGAGATTCGAAGATGTTAAAAAGGATCTGACCGAGCCCACTTGGGAGGAGGTCGTTAAGGCTGCTTTTAATAAAG GAATAAACTTACAAGCATCACACATGACGTCTCCTCTCGATGGACTAGTAGACTACGACGTATATGGAGTATGCGTATCAGAAGTGGAACTAGACGTTCTCACTGGAAACCACATCCTCACCAGAGTTGATCTGCTAGAAGACACGGGGATCAGCTTAAATCCTGAGATTGATGTTGGACAG ATCGAAGGCGCCTTCATAATGGGCGTCGGTTTGTGGACATCTGAAAATCTGATCTACGATTCTACGGGCAATCTGCTGACCAACAGAACTTGGACATACAAGCCTCCTTGTGCCAAAGATATTCCTGTGGACTTCAGGGTGTATTTTAGAAGAAATGCACCAAATCCTGCTGGTGTTTTGAGGTCAAAAg CGACTGGTGAGCCCGCGTTGACGCTAGCGGTGGGGGTGTCACACGCGCTGCGGAAAGCGATCCTCGAGGCGCGCAAGGAGTTCGGATACAACGACACCGAGTGGCTGCATATTG ATACGCCGTTGACCGTCGACAACATCATGAAAGCGCTATctattaaatatgataaatttaaactatCTTAG